From Sporosarcina sp. 6E9, a single genomic window includes:
- a CDS encoding metal ABC transporter permease — MINALLTYEFLQNAFISGIIIGVIAPLLGLFIVVRRLALIADALSHVALAGIAGSLFLSQQVLFFAALNPVYLGIASAVGGSLLIEKLRGMYEHYEELAIPVILSAGIGFGAIFISLSKGFGADLIGYLFGSVSAVSRQDLVIVIVIAIIVIGYIRFLYKELFVLSFDPEYSKVSGINARFIQMFFMIITALVIGASMRIVGILLVSSLMTVPVAAAMQIAKSFKSAMIYSIIFGEVAVIIGLFSAYHLDIAPGGTIVVTSILLLLIVLAWKKIRGDRKTFSVKGELV; from the coding sequence ATGATTAATGCGCTACTTACTTATGAATTTTTACAAAACGCGTTTATATCTGGAATAATTATTGGTGTGATTGCACCGCTTCTAGGACTTTTTATAGTTGTTCGAAGACTGGCTTTAATCGCGGATGCATTAAGCCATGTTGCGCTTGCGGGAATTGCAGGGAGTCTATTTTTGAGTCAGCAAGTTTTGTTTTTCGCTGCACTAAATCCCGTGTATCTTGGAATCGCCTCCGCGGTTGGTGGATCTCTTTTAATAGAAAAGTTGCGAGGCATGTATGAGCATTATGAAGAATTAGCCATTCCAGTAATTTTGTCGGCTGGAATCGGGTTTGGTGCAATATTTATTTCCCTGTCTAAGGGGTTCGGCGCTGATTTAATCGGTTATTTATTTGGCTCGGTTTCAGCTGTAAGCCGACAAGATTTAGTCATTGTAATCGTGATTGCAATTATCGTAATCGGGTACATTCGATTTTTATATAAGGAACTTTTCGTACTTTCATTTGACCCAGAATACTCGAAAGTGTCCGGTATTAATGCTCGTTTTATTCAAATGTTTTTTATGATCATTACAGCGCTCGTTATTGGTGCATCGATGCGAATTGTAGGCATATTGCTCGTTTCTTCATTGATGACTGTACCAGTTGCTGCAGCAATGCAAATCGCGAAAAGTTTTAAAAGCGCTATGATTTATTCCATCATTTTCGGTGAGGTTGCTGTGATTATTGGTCTGTTTTCTGCCTATCATTTGGACATCGCGCCCGGCGGAACAATTGTTGTCACATCAATTCTATTGTTGTTAATTGTCTTAGCTTGGAAAAAAATCCGTGGTGATCGGAAAACTTTTAGCGTTAAGGGGGAGCTTGTATGA
- a CDS encoding DEAD/DEAH box helicase: MSKFTDYKFQPFLREAIRELGFEGPTPIQKEMIPLILRGNSAIGQAHTGTGKSHSFLIPIAERTDSSTDNVQAVVVAPTRELATQLFDELAKLTKETDIRSSLLIGGTDKDRSASRLKSNPHIVVGTPGRINYMVENGALLIHTAKILVIDEADLAFDMGFVEDIDKFASKMPSNLEMYVFSATIPENLKPFLNKYMESPAHVKIGKRKSLTEGMRYSLVPVRGMQREKKLLSVLEGITPYLAIIFTNTRKNADALADFLAESGIKVGKIHGDLSPRERTRMMKRIRDLEFEYIVATDLAARGIDIPGVSHVINYELPDELEFFIHRVGRTARAGLEGTAITLYDPSEEDKIIRIEAMGIPFIHEEVKNGQWVEIKERHARKKRTKQLDDIDRKAIAFVRKPKKVKPGYKKKMAQQIENIKKRERRIKRKK, translated from the coding sequence ATGTCAAAATTCACAGATTACAAATTTCAGCCATTTCTTCGAGAAGCAATTCGAGAACTTGGCTTTGAAGGTCCAACACCCATTCAGAAGGAAATGATTCCCCTAATCCTTCGTGGTAATTCTGCAATTGGACAGGCACACACTGGTACGGGGAAATCGCACAGTTTTCTTATTCCAATTGCTGAAAGAACTGATAGTTCTACAGATAATGTACAAGCAGTTGTTGTAGCACCGACGCGAGAGTTGGCTACTCAGTTATTTGATGAACTTGCAAAATTAACGAAGGAAACTGATATTCGATCATCGCTTCTTATAGGTGGTACGGATAAGGATCGGTCGGCTAGTCGATTGAAATCTAATCCACATATTGTGGTTGGAACGCCGGGAAGAATTAATTATATGGTCGAAAATGGCGCTTTATTAATTCATACCGCTAAGATTCTCGTGATTGATGAAGCTGACTTGGCATTTGATATGGGCTTTGTTGAGGATATTGATAAGTTCGCTTCAAAAATGCCGTCGAATTTAGAAATGTATGTATTCTCCGCGACAATTCCAGAAAACTTAAAACCATTTCTAAATAAGTATATGGAATCGCCTGCGCATGTGAAGATTGGTAAACGTAAATCTTTAACAGAGGGTATGCGTTATTCACTTGTTCCAGTTCGGGGAATGCAACGCGAGAAAAAATTGTTGTCAGTTCTTGAAGGAATCACGCCGTATCTGGCTATTATTTTTACAAATACCCGTAAAAATGCAGATGCATTAGCAGACTTTCTGGCGGAATCCGGGATTAAAGTGGGGAAGATTCATGGTGACCTATCACCACGTGAACGAACACGCATGATGAAAAGAATTCGCGACTTGGAATTCGAATACATTGTCGCGACTGATTTAGCAGCCCGCGGTATTGATATTCCTGGTGTTAGTCACGTTATCAACTACGAATTACCCGATGAATTAGAATTTTTCATTCACCGTGTTGGACGTACAGCACGAGCAGGTCTCGAGGGAACTGCAATAACCTTATATGATCCATCCGAAGAGGATAAAATCATTCGAATCGAAGCAATGGGGATTCCATTTATTCACGAAGAAGTTAAAAACGGCCAATGGGTTGAAATTAAAGAAAGACATGCAAGAAAAAAGAGAACAAAGCAATTAGACGATATTGACCGAAAGGCCATTGCATTTGTTCGTAAACCCAAAAAGGTTAAACCGGGCTATAAGAAAAAAATGGCCCAACAAATAGAAAATATTAAGAAACGTGAAAGGAGAATTAAGCGTAAAAAATGA
- a CDS encoding 4-hydroxy-3-methylbut-2-enyl diphosphate reductase: MKVLKITPRGYCYGVVDAMIIARNAALDKTLPRPIYILGMIVHNKHVTEAFEQDGIITLDGKDRLEILEKADKGTVIFTAHGVSPEVRELARKKGLVSIDATCPDVTVTHDLIEEKAAEGFDIVYIGKRHHPEPEGAIGVAPKQVHLIETLDDVDKLNINNEKLLVTNQTTMSQWDVAHLMEALKVKYPHIEAVQEICLATQVRQEAVAEQAGEADLLIVVGDPLSNNSNRLTQVSVEIANTPSYRVSDVSEIEIEWLKGINTVAVTAGASTPTIVVREVIAFLEKFDPEDSSTHHPEKKFLLEKILPRIKNPTPVERIEPYV; encoded by the coding sequence ATGAAAGTGTTGAAGATTACCCCACGAGGCTATTGCTACGGGGTTGTCGATGCAATGATCATTGCACGAAACGCGGCACTCGACAAAACATTACCAAGACCCATTTATATCCTGGGAATGATTGTACACAATAAACACGTAACAGAAGCATTTGAACAAGATGGTATTATCACATTAGATGGCAAAGATCGTTTGGAAATTCTTGAAAAAGCAGATAAAGGCACAGTTATTTTCACTGCGCACGGTGTCTCTCCAGAAGTTCGAGAGCTTGCTAGAAAAAAAGGACTTGTATCCATAGATGCTACCTGTCCTGATGTAACGGTGACACATGATTTAATAGAAGAAAAAGCAGCAGAAGGATTTGACATTGTATATATCGGAAAACGCCATCACCCAGAACCTGAAGGCGCAATCGGCGTAGCGCCAAAACAAGTCCACCTCATTGAAACACTCGATGATGTCGATAAACTCAACATCAACAACGAAAAATTACTTGTCACGAATCAAACAACAATGAGTCAATGGGATGTTGCGCATCTGATGGAAGCTTTAAAAGTTAAGTATCCACATATAGAAGCCGTACAAGAAATATGTCTCGCTACACAAGTTAGGCAAGAAGCCGTGGCGGAACAAGCCGGAGAAGCTGACTTGCTCATTGTAGTCGGTGATCCATTGAGTAATAACTCGAACCGATTAACGCAAGTTTCCGTAGAAATTGCCAATACACCTTCTTACCGTGTTTCTGATGTATCAGAAATTGAAATCGAGTGGTTAAAAGGTATAAATACTGTTGCAGTTACCGCCGGTGCCTCTACGCCAACAATTGTCGTACGTGAAGTCATCGCATTTCTCGAGAAATTTGATCCAGAAGATTCATCGACACATCACCCGGAAAAGAAATTCTTGTTAGAAAAAATTCTCCCAAGAATTAAAAACCCGACACCAGTCGAACGAATCGAACCATATGTTTAA
- a CDS encoding Na/Pi cotransporter family protein — protein sequence MELNWQEMIFQFLGGLGIFLFAIKYMGDGLQKAAGNRLRDILDRFTTNPFMGVLVGIIVTVLIQSSSGTTVITVGLVSAGFMTLRQAIGVIMGANIGTTVTAFIIGLDVGAYALPIMAIGAFLIFFIKKNQIKNIGEVVFGFGGLFLGLELMSGGMKPLRELQSFTDLTLSMSDHSILGVVVGTIFTLIVQSSSATVGILQGLYAENLIDLKASLPILFGDNIGTTITAVLASIGASVAARRAAAAHVLFNVIGSVVFIILLVPFTAYVEWISSVLALESKMQIAFAHGSFNVANTVIQFPLIGAWAWLVTKLIPGEDVTIEYRPKHLDYHFIQQSPAVAIGQAKEEVIRMGDFSVQGLSVTYDYLKTGEKKHAETGYQIEDAINNLDREITNYLIQISSVNISPDESAHHVTLMETVRDIERIGDHFENIIELIDYRDVNRVTLSEDAMNDLSEMFTLTIETVQKAVQSLDTNDMDLARTVTQKEDLIDKMERKFRKNHILRLNERSCSPQAGMVFVDIVSNLERIGDHAVNIAEAILGKRG from the coding sequence ATGGAATTGAACTGGCAAGAAATGATATTCCAATTTCTTGGTGGACTTGGAATCTTTTTGTTTGCGATAAAGTATATGGGAGACGGCCTTCAAAAAGCAGCCGGAAACAGGCTTCGGGATATTTTAGATCGATTTACGACGAATCCATTTATGGGTGTTCTTGTTGGAATCATAGTTACTGTTTTAATACAATCAAGTTCCGGAACAACTGTAATCACCGTAGGACTTGTCAGTGCTGGTTTTATGACGTTACGCCAAGCAATCGGAGTCATCATGGGTGCGAATATCGGAACGACCGTGACAGCCTTTATTATCGGTCTTGATGTTGGTGCTTACGCCCTTCCAATTATGGCAATCGGCGCATTCCTAATATTTTTCATCAAGAAAAATCAAATTAAAAATATTGGAGAAGTCGTTTTTGGGTTCGGAGGTCTTTTTCTAGGGCTCGAGTTAATGAGTGGTGGAATGAAGCCTCTACGGGAACTTCAATCATTTACTGACTTAACGCTTTCGATGAGTGATCATTCGATACTTGGTGTTGTTGTGGGAACGATTTTCACGCTAATTGTACAAAGTTCAAGTGCAACAGTCGGAATTTTGCAGGGATTATATGCTGAAAACCTAATCGATTTGAAAGCGTCCTTGCCTATTTTATTCGGGGATAACATTGGTACGACGATTACTGCAGTGTTAGCTTCGATTGGTGCATCTGTAGCAGCTAGAAGAGCTGCTGCGGCACACGTACTCTTTAATGTTATCGGTTCTGTTGTATTCATTATATTACTTGTTCCTTTTACGGCATATGTTGAGTGGATATCATCAGTATTAGCACTCGAAAGTAAAATGCAAATTGCGTTTGCGCACGGTAGCTTTAACGTCGCAAATACAGTCATTCAATTTCCGCTAATCGGCGCGTGGGCATGGTTGGTAACTAAATTAATACCGGGTGAAGATGTAACAATTGAGTATCGCCCAAAACATTTAGATTATCATTTCATCCAACAATCTCCAGCTGTCGCGATTGGACAAGCTAAAGAAGAAGTTATTCGTATGGGGGATTTCAGTGTTCAAGGATTATCAGTTACGTATGATTATTTAAAAACTGGTGAGAAGAAACATGCTGAAACAGGTTACCAGATTGAAGATGCTATAAATAACCTGGACAGGGAAATTACAAATTATCTAATTCAAATTTCGTCGGTTAATATCTCTCCCGATGAATCAGCTCATCACGTTACATTAATGGAAACGGTGAGGGACATTGAACGAATTGGCGACCATTTTGAAAACATCATCGAATTAATTGATTATCGGGATGTAAATCGAGTGACGCTCTCAGAAGACGCAATGAATGATTTATCTGAGATGTTTACATTAACAATTGAAACCGTTCAGAAAGCTGTTCAATCACTGGATACGAACGATATGGATTTAGCAAGAACAGTCACTCAAAAAGAAGATTTGATAGACAAGATGGAGCGTAAATTCAGAAAGAATCATATTTTACGTCTAAACGAAAGAAGCTGTTCTCCACAGGCAGGTATGGTGTTCGTCGATATCGTTTCCAATCTTGAACGAATTGGCGACCACGCAGTAAATATTGCAGAGGCCATTCTCGGAAAACGAGGATAA
- a CDS encoding deoxyribonuclease IV has protein sequence MTDVKPLLLGSHVSMSGKKMLLGSSEDALDYGATTFMIYTGAPQNTRRKPIEELNIEEGLKHMKANGISDIVVHAPYIINIANTTKPATFQLGVDFLQKEIERTAALGVNQIVLHPGAHVGAGVEAGTAKIIEGLNEVLSQDYPVRIALETMAGKGTEIGRNFDEIARIIDGVTHNERLSVCFDTCHVHDAGYDLVNDFESVLDEFDNIVGKDRISVIHVNDSKNERGAMKDRHENLGFGYIGFEALNFIVHHPEFQSIPKILETPFVGSDPKKKVAPYKFEIEMLKSKTFQPDKIELLKV, from the coding sequence ATGACAGATGTGAAACCTTTATTACTTGGATCTCACGTTTCAATGAGTGGGAAGAAAATGTTATTAGGCTCAAGTGAGGATGCACTTGATTATGGTGCAACAACATTCATGATTTACACCGGAGCACCACAAAACACGCGCAGAAAGCCAATCGAGGAATTAAATATCGAGGAAGGCTTGAAACATATGAAAGCCAATGGCATTTCAGACATTGTCGTACATGCTCCGTACATTATCAATATTGCAAACACTACCAAGCCAGCTACCTTTCAATTAGGCGTCGATTTTTTACAAAAAGAAATTGAACGGACAGCTGCACTTGGGGTGAATCAAATCGTTCTTCATCCGGGTGCTCATGTCGGTGCCGGCGTTGAAGCTGGAACTGCGAAAATAATTGAAGGATTAAATGAAGTGCTATCACAAGATTATCCAGTTCGAATCGCACTGGAAACAATGGCTGGCAAAGGAACAGAAATTGGCCGTAACTTTGATGAAATAGCCAGAATTATCGACGGCGTGACACATAATGAACGTTTGTCTGTCTGCTTTGATACTTGTCACGTTCATGATGCTGGTTATGACCTAGTGAACGATTTCGAAAGCGTGCTCGATGAATTCGATAATATTGTAGGCAAAGATCGTATCTCCGTGATCCATGTGAACGATAGCAAAAATGAACGTGGCGCAATGAAAGATCGACATGAAAACTTGGGCTTTGGTTATATCGGTTTCGAAGCATTAAACTTCATTGTCCATCATCCTGAATTTCAAAGTATTCCTAAAATCTTGGAGACGCCTTTTGTTGGATCTGATCCAAAGAAAAAAGTCGCGCCTTATAAATTTGAAATTGAAATGCTGAAGTCGAAAACGTTCCAACCAGATAAAATCGAACTTCTAAAAGTATAA
- the ispG gene encoding flavodoxin-dependent (E)-4-hydroxy-3-methylbut-2-enyl-diphosphate synthase, whose product MSEIIHRSKTRPVRVGNLTIGGSDELFIQSMTTTKTHDVDATVEEILRLEEAGVQIIRVACPDERAALSIGAIKKRINIPLVVDIHFDYKLALIAIEQGADKIRINPGNIGRQAKVEAVVNAAKEKGIPIRIGVNAGSLERKILEKYGYPTADGMVESALHHIKILEDLDFHDIIVSLKASDVNLAVEAYMKAAAAFDYPLHLGITESGTQFAGTVKSSAGLGTLLSAGIGNTLRVSLSADPVEEVKVGRELLKVFGLSSDAATLISCPTCGRIEIDLISIANEVEDYISNIKAPLKVAVLGCAVNGPGEAREADIGIAGARGEGLLFMKGKTVRKVPEETMVEELKIEIDKLAEEYFEKKRQEELLLETEGAK is encoded by the coding sequence ATGAGTGAAATTATTCACCGTTCCAAAACGCGTCCAGTGCGAGTCGGTAATTTAACCATTGGCGGTAGTGATGAATTATTCATACAAAGTATGACAACAACTAAAACACACGATGTAGATGCAACTGTAGAAGAAATACTACGTCTTGAAGAAGCTGGAGTTCAAATCATTAGAGTCGCATGTCCTGACGAACGTGCAGCACTCTCCATTGGTGCTATCAAAAAGCGAATTAATATACCACTAGTTGTTGATATCCATTTCGATTACAAACTAGCATTAATCGCTATTGAACAAGGCGCGGATAAAATCAGGATTAATCCAGGTAATATCGGCAGACAAGCAAAAGTCGAGGCAGTTGTTAATGCTGCAAAGGAAAAAGGTATTCCAATTCGCATTGGCGTAAATGCTGGATCGCTAGAAAGAAAAATTCTTGAAAAATACGGCTATCCAACTGCTGATGGAATGGTTGAAAGTGCCCTTCATCATATTAAAATATTAGAAGATCTAGATTTTCATGATATTATCGTTTCACTTAAAGCATCCGATGTGAATCTCGCTGTGGAAGCATATATGAAGGCTGCAGCTGCTTTCGATTATCCCCTTCACCTTGGTATTACTGAATCTGGAACTCAATTTGCTGGAACGGTTAAAAGCTCTGCAGGCCTTGGAACACTCCTTTCAGCAGGTATTGGAAACACGCTCCGCGTATCGCTTAGCGCAGATCCAGTCGAGGAAGTTAAAGTCGGTCGCGAACTATTAAAGGTGTTCGGTCTTTCTTCCGATGCAGCGACACTCATCTCTTGTCCGACATGTGGACGAATTGAAATCGACCTCATCTCAATTGCAAATGAAGTTGAAGATTATATTTCAAACATCAAAGCCCCCCTCAAAGTGGCTGTACTTGGTTGTGCGGTAAACGGTCCTGGGGAAGCTAGAGAAGCTGATATCGGTATAGCAGGAGCACGCGGTGAAGGTCTTTTATTCATGAAAGGTAAAACTGTTCGAAAAGTTCCTGAAGAAACTATGGTCGAAGAATTAAAAATCGAAATCGACAAGCTTGCGGAAGAATATTTCGAAAAGAAACGTCAAGAAGAATTACTACTTGAAACTGAAGGCGCAAAATGA
- the vrrA gene encoding VrrA/YqfQ family protein: MRYESFYPFSRNQPPPQRPQGFGMRPFPGPAQPPGQPNQFGRPNNPFIDPRQGPGRIPAGEGPSKINGYMETANRFLNTAQQYAPVVQQFAPMMRNLPAMWKLYKGFQSMPSAGEGADAGAIGGAASGPSRTAPRAAEAFTPPAGPRPSVPRIFQPD; encoded by the coding sequence TTGAGATACGAATCTTTTTATCCATTCTCTCGAAACCAACCGCCACCTCAAAGACCGCAGGGGTTTGGTATGCGTCCATTTCCTGGACCGGCACAGCCGCCCGGACAACCAAATCAGTTCGGAAGGCCAAACAATCCGTTCATTGATCCTAGACAAGGTCCCGGAAGAATTCCAGCCGGTGAAGGACCTTCAAAAATAAACGGTTATATGGAAACAGCCAATCGGTTTTTAAATACTGCCCAACAGTATGCGCCTGTTGTTCAGCAGTTTGCACCAATGATGCGCAATCTACCTGCAATGTGGAAATTATATAAAGGTTTCCAATCGATGCCATCCGCTGGAGAAGGTGCCGATGCTGGAGCTATCGGCGGTGCTGCAAGTGGCCCATCTAGAACAGCGCCTAGAGCCGCGGAAGCTTTTACCCCGCCTGCTGGTCCGCGACCTTCAGTACCAAGAATCTTTCAACCAGACTGA
- a CDS encoding Fur family transcriptional regulator, giving the protein MTIDEAWRILGENQLKRTKNREVLLDLFLENDCYLTAGTIKDFMESENPGISFDTIYRNLSTFTELGILEETELSGERHFRMHCEAGVHHHHFICTTCGKTQNIPDCPMDLIALNLPNYEIKGHKFEIYGKCPLCVA; this is encoded by the coding sequence ATGACGATTGATGAAGCATGGCGTATCCTAGGAGAAAATCAATTGAAGCGAACTAAAAATAGAGAAGTACTACTAGATTTATTTTTGGAGAATGATTGCTATCTAACAGCCGGAACGATCAAAGACTTTATGGAATCAGAAAATCCGGGAATCAGTTTTGATACAATATACCGCAATTTATCGACATTTACTGAATTAGGAATTTTAGAAGAAACCGAATTATCCGGCGAAAGACATTTTCGAATGCATTGTGAAGCAGGTGTCCATCATCATCATTTCATCTGTACAACATGCGGTAAAACGCAAAACATTCCAGATTGCCCAATGGATTTAATTGCTTTAAATTTACCGAATTACGAAATTAAAGGTCATAAGTTTGAAATATACGGAAAATGTCCGTTATGTGTCGCATGA
- a CDS encoding Nif3-like dinuclear metal center hexameric protein produces the protein MKAVNGHEVIGLFEKWSPKRYALEGDPVGLHIGQLNRTVEKVLVTLDVNEAVIDEAIEVGANLVIAHHPPIFRPLKNIATDTPQGRVIEKCIKNDITVYAAHTNLDVAPGGVNDLLAAQLGLKETKVMSPTYSEALYKFVVFSPVTHAEVIRKAMASSGAGAIGEYEGCSFTTSGTGRFTPVDQANPYIGEVGIEEEVDEVKIEAIVPETLRDKVLRSMLKAHPYEEPAYDIFQLDLETNSLGLGRIGELDEQVRLGQFVDRVKKAFNVPVVRFVGNPSKVIKKVAVLGGDGNKYIYDAKRSGADVFVTGDLYYHVAHDAETIGLSIVDPGHNIEKVMIKGVVDYMTAACQEEKFAVSFIQSKVKTEPFQFR, from the coding sequence ATGAAAGCTGTGAATGGTCATGAAGTAATCGGGTTATTTGAAAAATGGTCTCCGAAAAGATATGCGCTTGAAGGCGATCCAGTGGGTTTACATATTGGGCAATTGAACCGGACTGTAGAAAAAGTGCTTGTGACATTAGACGTCAATGAAGCAGTTATTGATGAGGCGATAGAGGTTGGCGCAAATCTTGTTATTGCACATCATCCACCGATATTTCGCCCGTTGAAAAATATTGCAACAGATACTCCGCAAGGCCGAGTCATTGAAAAATGTATTAAAAATGACATTACGGTTTATGCTGCGCATACAAATCTTGATGTAGCGCCTGGCGGGGTTAATGATTTACTCGCGGCGCAGCTTGGCCTAAAAGAAACGAAGGTCATGTCGCCAACGTATTCTGAAGCCTTGTATAAATTTGTAGTATTTAGTCCGGTTACGCACGCTGAAGTAATACGAAAAGCAATGGCATCAAGCGGAGCGGGTGCGATTGGTGAATATGAAGGATGCAGTTTTACCACAAGTGGAACTGGCCGGTTTACACCGGTTGACCAAGCGAATCCATATATAGGAGAAGTTGGGATAGAGGAAGAGGTAGATGAAGTAAAAATCGAAGCGATTGTACCAGAGACATTGCGTGATAAGGTGCTTCGCTCAATGCTTAAAGCTCATCCTTATGAAGAGCCAGCTTATGATATTTTTCAGCTAGATCTGGAAACGAATAGTCTGGGCCTTGGAAGGATTGGAGAATTGGATGAACAAGTCAGACTCGGACAATTTGTTGACCGTGTAAAAAAAGCTTTCAATGTTCCAGTAGTCCGTTTTGTAGGAAATCCTTCTAAGGTTATTAAAAAGGTAGCCGTATTAGGCGGAGACGGCAATAAGTATATTTACGATGCCAAAAGAAGCGGGGCTGATGTTTTTGTAACTGGCGATCTTTATTATCATGTCGCCCATGATGCAGAAACGATTGGTCTATCGATTGTAGATCCTGGACATAATATTGAAAAAGTAATGATCAAAGGTGTGGTAGATTATATGACAGCCGCATGCCAGGAAGAAAAATTCGCGGTTTCATTCATCCAATCAAAGGTTAAGACAGAACCCTTTCAATTCAGGTAA
- a CDS encoding metal ABC transporter ATP-binding protein: protein MKKNLINLDDVCFSYEQTTVLDNIDLTVKEGEFWALIGPNGSGKSTLINIILGLLKPNSGSVLLFEKDVERFQHRELIGYVSQKSNSFNSGFPATVMEVVRSGLTRKTGLFKSFAKKDEQKAIDALSVVGMEDYAKQNIGELSGGQQQRVFIARALVGNPKLLVMDEPTVGIDQQNVKSFYSMLNKLNREHGIAILLVTHEIDLVTDLATHVACLNRSIHFHGMQSDFKKMEDKDISKWYGHPVRRVHQHTEETES from the coding sequence ATGAAAAAAAACCTTATAAATTTGGATGATGTTTGTTTTAGTTATGAGCAAACAACAGTCCTTGACAATATAGACTTAACTGTAAAAGAAGGCGAGTTCTGGGCGCTAATCGGGCCAAACGGGTCAGGAAAATCAACACTTATCAATATTATTCTTGGACTTTTGAAACCGAATAGCGGTTCAGTATTGTTATTCGAAAAAGATGTAGAGCGATTTCAACATCGGGAACTGATTGGCTATGTCTCCCAAAAATCTAATTCATTTAACTCCGGGTTCCCCGCAACAGTTATGGAAGTTGTACGAAGTGGCTTGACAAGAAAAACTGGCTTATTTAAAAGCTTTGCTAAAAAAGATGAACAAAAAGCAATTGACGCACTCAGCGTTGTTGGTATGGAAGATTATGCAAAACAAAACATCGGAGAATTATCGGGTGGTCAACAGCAACGCGTTTTTATAGCGCGAGCACTTGTGGGCAATCCAAAGCTCTTGGTAATGGATGAACCGACCGTAGGCATCGATCAGCAAAATGTGAAATCGTTTTATTCTATGCTAAATAAATTGAACCGTGAACATGGCATTGCTATTTTACTAGTCACTCATGAAATTGATTTAGTTACAGATTTAGCAACGCATGTGGCTTGTTTAAATCGATCGATTCATTTCCATGGGATGCAATCAGACTTTAAGAAAATGGAAGATAAAGATATATCAAAATGGTATGGTCATCCAGTTAGACGTGTCCATCAGCATACAGAGGAGACGGAATCATGA
- a CDS encoding DUF1189 family protein, translating into MKFHQLFLAGIYEPKKLAAFRLLPIGRVFKYVFMFIFLFTVISFGRFYLNDELLLGQTPDLIEHGRKIGWLIYPMALLLQLVISTFYVFIRITIFAYIGSLFLNLRKKRGNYLQIWRTSAIAVTVPMLLTIGFDFFPEIAANGFLFTSIVHLLYILTAIKYYPKQQ; encoded by the coding sequence ATGAAATTTCATCAACTATTCTTAGCGGGCATTTACGAACCGAAGAAACTAGCTGCATTTAGACTCCTTCCAATCGGTAGAGTCTTTAAATACGTATTTATGTTCATTTTCTTATTCACTGTAATTTCATTTGGACGTTTTTACTTGAATGATGAATTGTTGTTGGGACAAACCCCCGATTTAATTGAGCATGGAAGAAAAATAGGTTGGCTTATTTATCCGATGGCATTGCTTTTGCAGTTAGTCATTAGTACATTTTATGTCTTTATTAGAATTACCATCTTCGCCTACATAGGGTCTTTATTTCTTAATTTAAGAAAAAAGCGTGGTAACTACCTTCAGATTTGGAGAACATCCGCAATAGCAGTGACAGTTCCGATGCTGTTAACAATTGGATTTGATTTTTTTCCTGAAATTGCAGCGAATGGATTTTTATTCACTTCAATAGTTCATTTGCTTTATATTTTAACTGCTATTAAGTATTACCCTAAACAACAATAA